The Cryptomeria japonica chromosome 9, Sugi_1.0, whole genome shotgun sequence DNA segment TACTATTTTGATTTGCTCTAACCCATGCCTTATCAAAAACAAGTCTTGTTCGCCTTTTTCTATGCTATCTTGTAATTTGTGTACCTACTCTTTGAGTAATTTGTTCTCTTTTGTTGACTTCCAATTGGCTTAAGTGATCTCCTTTATCTTAATGTCTTCAAATTGACTTCTTGTTTCTAGAGACCAAAGTCTCTTCTTCATGATCATTAGCTCACTTACATATAAATTGAGGACCACATGAAAGGTGTTGAAGTAGGGCTATATGTATTTGTGAACCCATTTTTATCATTTTCCATCTTGTTTGTTGATTGAGTTTCAACCTCAAGTTGTTTTGCAATTAATGCCAAATGAGACATTGGACTCACCTTTACCTTTCCTTTATTCTGATTTTTTGTACCTTAACCTTGATGAATTTatgttgtatttcatgttttaaacaATGTTTTTGATAAAATAGTTGtgagttttcctttttttttttttgacatattTCACTTCTTGAATATGCCTACACCTTAAGATCTTTTTATATTGTTTTGCATTTACATAAAGTCATGGTTTTCTCTAATATCAACAAGACGAAAGTCATGGTTTCTCtaatagaagaaaacaaaatcaaCATAAGTTTTACTTTGAAGGCAGTATTCTTGAAGAAGTTAAAAATTACAAATATCTTTGAATTGACTTCAACAAAAATCTAAGTTGGGAAGGTTGCAAAAAGGAAATAACTTTAGGAGGTTGGAAAACATTGTATGCTCTTCAAAATAGATGTAGAGAGGTAGAgttatgggattggaaaactaaCCAAACTCTTATTGGGCTCTTAGTGTCACCGATAGTTTTCTATGGATGTGAATTATGGGCGAGTAGTACCTCTGTCTCACAATGAAAtcaaattgagaaaattcaaaaacgtttacaagcaagttcaaaattaaaagtaCGATTCCGTATGATATCATGCTAAGTGAAACAAGAGCTACCCCTATTGAAGCAATGGCTATGGTGTGTCTCATATGCTATCTAAAAGGAACTGAGCAAATGGAGGAAGGTAGATGGCCTAAGGTTGTCTTTAATGACATTTTGTGCAGAAGAAAGAATACTTGGATGCAACAAAACATCAAATGGATGAATAAATGGAAATTTATTTGAATATGTGCCCCACAAAtaacaaagagaaagaaaattgtGATGGATAAGTTCTACAAGAGTATTTGGGGTAGAGGGCtaggaagaaagaaaaaatattatatcaATAAGTTCAATCCCACATGTGATTACCTACAAAAAGTTTACATAAGGGCTAATATCTCATGGGGAGCTAAAATTCTTATTCCTTAGCTTAAAACTAACTCTAATAAACTCTGTTGTGAGTGGACATTGGAAAAGGCCAAATGAGACTTGAGAAGAAAGAATGTGCACTTTTTGTACTTCCGAAAAAGTAGAGACTAAAAAACATTTTATATTAAAATGTGATACTTTCAAGGACCCAATGAATAAGTTTGTTAATATCTTAATTACTAGCTTGTAGTACAATTTGTTCACTCAAGAGTACATCAAGAAGTTAAGAACGCTCATCACGACTATCCCATAACTTATGTTTAGCTTTATGAATGgtaaaattattttctttcttcCAAACACATCTTTCTCCTATGTTGGGTAGGTTATCTTGATGAGGACCCAATGAATAAGTTTGTTAATATCTTAATTACTAGCTTGTAGTACAATTTGTTCACTCAAGAGTACATCAAGAAGTTAAGAACGCTCATCACGACTATCCCATAACTTATGTTTAGCTTTATGAATGgtaaaattattttctttcttcCAAACACATCTTTCTCCTATGTTGGGTAGGTTATCTTGATGGCATTCTAGCATGCATGTCCTCCAAGCATCACTTGCCTTCCCCGTTTCAGCATTGGAAGTGAAACTAGGGTTCAAAAGGCGGAGGCTAGGCGTGCAGAATAGCCGCGTCTCCGTCCGGTCTGGGAAGAGTCCAGTGGGGGAGGCAAGACAATAGAGCCCCTTTAGCAGAGTAGCAAGAGAAGTAAAGCACAGCAGCTATGGTAAACAACAAACCTAAGAAATGTTTTATACTGGATAAACAGAAAAAATTCCATATTTATTAAATTCTTAATCGTCTTATTCTGATAAGAAAAACCTGTGCAGGTGTTTGTCAAGGCTCAGAAATCCAAGGCCTATTTCAAGAGGTATCAGGTCAAGTTCAAGCGCAGGCGAGGTATTTATATATGATGGATTTCTAAATGGGGTTGAGTTTTAGGATTTTGTAATTTGTTTTTTAAGCTGATTTAATATCTGTGCAGAGGGGAAGACCGATTACAGAGCGAGAATTCGCTTGATAAATCAGGACAAGAACAAGTATAATACGCCCAAGTACAGATTTGTAGTGCGATTTGTATCCTTTTCAGTGCTTTGGTGCTTGAGATTTTCTGCTTTAAAAATGTATTTTGGGTTTTGGGTATGATAGAAAAAGCACGGTACTTTTCTTCTGcgcaaaaacaattttacttcaggGGTTTAGATACGTAAAAATTTGATTGTGTTTGGAGCTTTGTTTTTTGAAAATATTATTCTTAGTGTTCTGGGTATACGAGAAAATATACGAATTATCGCTATGCCATGAAGATAATAGCTTTATGGATTGTTGGGTAGGTGGAAATTTTGTGATTCCCGACTCTTACGTGAAAaatgtttttttagggttttgggctAATATTATTTTAGGGTCAGGGGATGTAAATTTGTGTAAGCCTTGACTGGTGTTTGAACAAAAGAGCAACAAGGGTATTGTTGCACAGATCATATATGCAACGCTTGCTGGAGATGTAACACTGGCAGCTGCTTACTCTCAGGAGCTCCCTCGGTATGGCTTGGAAGTCGGTCTCACAAACTATGCTGCGGGTACTTTCAAATAACCCTATGTTCTGGTCATATTTGTTGATTGATATCTTAAGCCAAAACAGAAACATTTGAACTCTTCTGTTGTATACTGTTTTCAATTTTAACGTTAATGTTTCCTATGGCCTTCATTTGTTTACATGACACTGAAAATTTGTTGCAGTAACACCATTGTTGTATAATTTTGCATTATATATTAGCTCATGAACTTACAATGTGCTTTGGGTGATTGAAGTAATGAGTCCTGTTTGTGATTTAGGCGCTAGAGTGGAAGTACATATGCCCATATTAGCTCATAGAAAGTTTATACACAATTTAAATGTTCGATACTAGCTATTCATATTTCATACCATTCTTTGGGGTAAACATATCTCATCTTGTCTGTCACATATTTACAAGGAAGCAGAAAGTGAGCCTATACTATCAATGTTAACTAAGTAGGCATTGAGTTTTTTGGTTAGCTACACATTTTAATTTCTTAACATACAACACTAGCTTTTCATACGGTTCTTTGTGGTAAACATATCTCCCTCTTGGTCTGTAACATAATCACGAGAAACTATGAAGTTATGAGGTACACATTGTGTTATTTGGTGAGGTATACATTTGTATTCTTAGTTGTGTGCTTACTTTGTGTTACATAATTGTTAATTGGAGTACAGTAGTAAATTGAATAAGTTTCTTGGgtggttgaagaagaagaagaagattttatTGTCCACGAGGCTAAGAATAGCCAATGGGACAGCCCGCCTGATTAGACCGACTTTTGTAATTGCCTGATCAGACCGACTTTTGCAATTCCATCATTTTCTTATGCAAGGTGATGATGAGTGCCCCCAACTTCTCAACGGTCCCCTTGCTGAATAAACTATACTAGGAGCCAGCTATCAAGATATGCACATATTTGTCCCTGCTGTCATTGAAGGCCTCACACtctaaaatgaaatgtttttctgtttcCATGTTCTCAGAAGTGCAACTACATTTAAATGTGGAATTCAGTAAGCTGGGTATACCTTTTTAGTCTGCTCCACAAATCTGACACTTATCACAATTGTGTGCTCTTTTTCCATCTTACAAACATCTATTCATACATGCTCATTCACATCATGCACATTGAACTATACAAATTATATTTGGAACTTCATATCTAATGCATGGGAATGTGCAATTTAACTTTGAACCCTAACATCGAGTGCACTGGCTTTAGATCTTGGCTTGCTTGGGTCTCTTTATTAGTCTGCTCCGCAAATTGTACTATCACATTGATGCACTTATCTTTCCCTGTAAACACATCTATTTGCACATGCTCATTCACATCCAATGCACTGGAATATACAAATCATTTTTGGACCTTTACATCTAGTGATCTGTCATAGGCAATTTAATTTTGCACCTTAACATTTAATGCATTGGAATGGGTAATTTATTTATAGATCCTGGTTTGCATGCTCGGTTGGCTTGTATTGCTTTGTATAATCTGTGTCTGTTGTTGGATACTTTTGTTTCTAAATCTTGTTTTGCCACTGCTTGTTGATGCTGTAGTAAGCACTTAAATAGTGGATATTTATGTATCTCTTGTTTGCGGTTGCAGCATACTGTACTGGTCTCTTGTTGGCACGTCGGGTGCTGAAGCAGTTGGAGATGGATGATGAATATGTTGGCAATGAGGAGGTGATGCATGATCTTGTTTAAATTGCAAGTTTTGATAATGACATATGTAACACACCTGGCTTCAAAATCAGAGGTTCTACATTGGGTGCTGTGTGAAGGAATTTTATTTGTGCCTAGCATCGTCTTTTTAACCTTGTATCTTAACTTTGGATAGTGACTAGTACTTATGCATCAGCTTTTTTGGATCTTATATTTTATCATGGTTAGCTAAGGACTATCAAgggatttatttatttgtattatcCATTAACTTCTGTACTGTTATAGATTTGTCTACGAATCTTGTCATATCCTGGGgctttgatgatttttttaatgtaGGTTACTTAGATCCTCTTTTACAGGGCATGTTGTAGTGGCAGTCCCTTATATTGTATTTGTAGTAGGATTCCCTTCTAAACATCTGAGATCCCTCCGTTGGCCTGTTTTTACATCATGTTCATTTTATTTCCTGCTTTCCTAGTTGAACATTTTGTAGGGAATATGCTACCCTCTTCATGTCAATGTAGATAAATTCAACATGTTAATGAGATACttgttattgtgatatttttggcaGGCGACTGGAGAAGATTATAGTGTTGAGCCAGGTGAATCCAGGAGGCCGTTCAGGGCTCTGTTGGATGTAGGTCTTGTCAGGACAACTACTGGAAACCGAGTGTTTGGTGCTCTCAAGGTTGGCAAGTTATTGATTTTTTGTTAGAATTACATCTCATAAATGCAAACTGGATGCTGAGCAGTCAGGCATTCTGTTAATTATTATTGAagtcaatttaattagttaatttgtAATGTTGTAGCTGGTTCTTGTAGTGTAGATAGATTGGTTCTATTATAGCTGCCCCTATATTGTTTGTGGCACAAATGGAACTCCCATACTCTACTACCCcctgaatttttttatttatctcTATCAACTCTCATAGCAAATTGTAATAAAGGTGTTTTGGGGTTGATTGGGCCTTTTGCATAGGTTTTAAGGAGTTGGGAAGGACATTTAAATGGGTTTGAGTTTGCTGCCTTTGCTACACTCAGACTCCCTAAAGACCTCCAATGGCTGCCATAATTATAGGTCTAGTTCTTTGAGTTCTTTTTTCCATTTCAACTTCAACATCCTCACTATCACCACTCTCACTGCTCCCACTGCTGCTCATGATTTAATCTTTTTGTAAGAATGTCAAAGAGAGCTGCaagttcaaaaataaaaaaataaacccaCAATGCCCTCCCTATGTGCTGAAAAACTTTAAAAAAGCTTGAAAAAATCTAAAACCAACCCACAATGCCCTCCCTGTGTGTTGAAAAACTTAAATTAAAACTTGAAAAAATCTAAAACCAAttgcaaaaacaaatgcaaaatgaaaaactTACGTCTAGTAAAGTAGATTTGATGTTCTAACCTCGTTCAACTGCTGTTCACTCTTTGACCAGCTGCTCCTTTTCTTGCTGCTCATCTCCCTTACAAATGTGAAAATgaatgtctttttcttctttttggttattTTATGCTTAGATTAGGTTTTGTAATTTTTTAATGTTGTTTGGGGGTCCTTGTGAGGCCGGTCAGCacttttttgaaattaaaaatggtgtttttttattttaaattttggcaTCCAAAACTGGCCTGGGATGTGGGCCAGGTCAGTCCCTGAAATGTTTGTGGGATGTTTCCCATTCTTGGCGTGAAAAAGGGATGTGCAGGGTACATTAAAAATCTGTCCCCAAGTTCCCGTAGCGTACTGGTACCAGCCCAAGGGATTTGTCCCCATGGAGCACAGGTTAATTTGATTGCCTCCCACAAGTGTTTTTGGTTGTTTATGTTGATTTGTATTTTTTCCCCTTTAATAGTTGGTTCATATCCTTCCGTGACCATTGGGAATTGTAATATATCCTTCCTATATGCTGTGTTGGTAAATATGCATATCTTGAAATGTAGTTTCAATTTGTATTTTATTCTTTTAATAAAAATTGAAGTGTATGTTTTGCTTTTCTACACAAGAATTAAGTGGCTGTTATAGTTTTATTTAAAATGCATATTGTTAATTTTGCTAAAATTGCCAACAAATTTGAACTAAATGAACTATAATATTTGCTACTATTTCTTGTTTCTCCTATATCATTTGTGGTGCTGCTGTTTGTATTTAGGGGGCATTGGATGGTGGACTAGACATTCCTCACAGTGATAAGCGCTTTGCTGGATTTAGCAAAGATGATAAAAGTCTGGATGCTGACATACACCGAAAATATATACTTGGAGGTCATGTCTCGACATATATGAAGGTGAGAAGATCTCTATTGTGATAATGCTCTTTAGTTTTTGTGAATGTCTCATTAGGTGAGTTTCTGTATGTCAAAATTACATCATAATTGCCTACATTTTTGAAATTTAGAAAAGCATGTATGGTTTAGATGgttaatgattaaaaaatttaagcTTTGTATGCTTGCTATGAACTCTCAGAATTTGGATTAGCACTATAAAAGTCACTGCAAGGTGCTAATCCATCACTTCAGTAGCACGTATGAGATGTTTACTTGATTGTGTTGTATTTCCAGTCAGACTGGGGGTTATGTTTTATTTCCACATGTCTAATTACACTTGTGTTATTTCGATCTGCCATTCCTGTAGATGTTGAGAGAAGATGAACCAAGTAAGTATCAATCTCAGTTCAGTAAATGCCTCGAAAAAGGAATAGAGCCTGAAAATGTAGAAGAAATGTACAAAAAGGTACACGCTGCCATCCGAGCAGATCCATCTGTGAAACATACAGAGAAACATGTTCCTAAGGAGCAAAAGCAGTAAGTGATTGCCTTTTAACACGTGTAAGTTTTTTTGATCTAGAGTTCTACTTTAGTAATGCAACTAACAGAGAATTTTCTCTGCTGACAGTTACCACCTGAAGAAACTGACATACGAGGAAAGGAAGGCTAAATTGATTGCTCGCTTGAATGCTTTAAATGCTGGTgacgatgaggatgacgaggagtaAATGTGAAAATATTTAGTCTAAAGAGTTAAGCTATTTCGTTGCATCATGAAACTTGGCAGCTCATTATGAGAACTTTTTTCCACTTACATGTAGAGGACAGTCTTTGGAGACTGTCCCTGCCCATTTCAATTTTGTAGAttagtaaaagaaaataaaattttgtagattagtaaaagaaaataaaattttgtagaTTAGTGCATCTTATTGTGATAGAGGCTTGGAATTGAATTTTATGAATAACTGCAAGATTTTTTTTCTGGAATCCTCTGTATTTGGGTTCTCAAATTGGGTTGTGATTTTCTCTAAGTTTTGCTTACTTATAGATGAACTACAAAGCTAACAGATACAAACAATATTAATATGTTACTTTTTAACTTAATTTTTGTAGTGCGTTTAATGCATATTGTGTTGGtgtagatgatttgattgatgTTAAGTCTCAATTTTTTAGATAACATATAGCTGTTTGCATGTATTTTGGTATTTGCTAAATGAATATTCGATACACTAAATATAGCATTTTGTCTTGGGATGGGATGAAAATGTATTGAGTTTGATCTTTCTTGACTTTATTGGGAGTCGGCACTCGATTGTAAGTCCAAATTCGAGGGTAGCCCTAATGAGCTAGACAAGTAAATTCTGAAGGTTGAATGTATATTGGCAAAATTGTGTAGGG contains these protein-coding regions:
- the LOC131071852 gene encoding large ribosomal subunit protein uL18y, with protein sequence MVFVKAQKSKAYFKRYQVKFKRRREGKTDYRARIRLINQDKNKYNTPKYRFVVRFSNKGIVAQIIYATLAGDVTLAAAYSQELPRYGLEVGLTNYAAAYCTGLLLARRVLKQLEMDDEYVGNEEATGEDYSVEPGESRRPFRALLDVGLVRTTTGNRVFGALKGALDGGLDIPHSDKRFAGFSKDDKSLDADIHRKYILGGHVSTYMKMLREDEPSKYQSQFSKCLEKGIEPENVEEMYKKVHAAIRADPSVKHTEKHVPKEQKHYHLKKLTYEERKAKLIARLNALNAGDDEDDEE